One window of the Terriglobales bacterium genome contains the following:
- a CDS encoding phage tail protein → MAFWLVAILFVATTAVSALLSRQRDVEPSAAGEFQVPVAEEGKTLPVIFGTCIVRDPNVVWWGDLAKNAVKSKVAGWHRIFTLSLLFERSRVLGYQYFIGMQMALCHGVVDQLISIRAGDNDKPIPGVANILPGPTGEAVVDISSNAARDMFGGTIRDNPTGEGGLKGRLRFYSGKEGQPSNAYLASQIGQATAPAYSGVCQVVLERSSITKGWPFYVGTNPVIKKWAFVLRRCPNNLGLTAGHNIIGGWDANPAEIAYEIMTNPVWGLGIPSARFNLTSWRAAGETLWTEGMGMSIKVDEPTSGDQLLGEIARHVDGVFYTDPATGLWEFKLARADYDPNTLLEITQDDVLEAPELTRGSWEETLNEIKIKFTNRTTFKDDMVQAQETANHAVRGEIASDTISFKGFTSAAIAQKVAVRELKIHSYPLAKARIVANRKAWNLRIGSVFKLTFAPYGITGMVLRVGTINYGDLANPRIEVEAVEDIFNVAFTAYDPPADSGWVDPVSDPLPPLAQVLEEMPYHLTDEAERKLIVAAVRAEDQSDGYQVWSDEGQGYYHSNDEGPCPSATLRDPYPRTTLALDTVGFVIQGGRDLPGLENTDAAGRVRGENLLLIGEEWMSWTTAADNGDGTWTVAGIVRGIFDTIPTDHAAGERVWFISDGGSLARPDPYPIDLAVSAKCLPYSHRGVVPIENVSPVTKTMASRAQKPYPPGKAQVNGLYWPTDVVGDAAFTWAHRIRTAQPNVVQQDAASVAGTIEGTYTVEVLLDGVVQGSRTQTGLTGTSFTYTLAQYLADAPSGKAVQFRITPINGLLQGTVRTTDAFWFGGFGLNFGRNFGGMNKGA, encoded by the coding sequence ATGGCATTCTGGCTCGTAGCGATCCTGTTCGTCGCGACCACGGCGGTTTCCGCGCTGCTCTCCAGGCAGCGAGACGTGGAGCCTTCGGCTGCCGGCGAGTTCCAAGTCCCGGTCGCCGAGGAAGGCAAGACGCTGCCGGTGATCTTCGGCACCTGCATAGTGCGCGACCCAAACGTCGTGTGGTGGGGCGACCTGGCGAAGAATGCCGTCAAGAGCAAGGTCGCTGGCTGGCATCGCATCTTCACCCTCAGCCTCCTCTTTGAGCGCAGCCGAGTCCTGGGCTATCAGTACTTCATCGGCATGCAGATGGCGCTTTGCCACGGCGTAGTGGATCAACTAATCTCGATTCGCGCCGGCGACAATGACAAGCCCATCCCCGGAGTAGCCAACATTCTGCCCGGCCCCACGGGTGAGGCCGTGGTGGACATCAGTTCCAACGCGGCGCGAGACATGTTCGGCGGCACCATCCGCGACAACCCAACGGGAGAGGGCGGACTCAAGGGCCGCCTGCGCTTCTACAGCGGCAAGGAAGGCCAGCCTAGCAATGCCTACCTGGCCAGCCAGATCGGCCAGGCCACGGCTCCGGCGTATAGCGGCGTGTGCCAGGTGGTCCTGGAGCGTTCGTCCATCACGAAGGGTTGGCCCTTCTATGTGGGGACGAACCCAGTGATCAAGAAGTGGGCCTTCGTGCTGCGGCGCTGCCCGAACAACCTGGGGCTCACGGCGGGCCACAATATCATCGGCGGATGGGACGCCAATCCGGCCGAGATCGCCTACGAAATCATGACCAACCCCGTGTGGGGCCTGGGCATTCCGTCCGCGCGCTTCAACCTCACCAGCTGGCGCGCCGCAGGGGAGACGCTGTGGACCGAAGGCATGGGCATGAGCATCAAGGTCGACGAACCAACCAGCGGCGACCAGCTGCTCGGGGAGATCGCACGCCACGTGGATGGCGTGTTCTATACCGACCCGGCCACGGGCTTGTGGGAGTTCAAGCTGGCCCGCGCCGACTATGATCCGAACACGCTCCTGGAGATCACCCAGGACGACGTGCTCGAAGCCCCCGAGCTAACGCGCGGCTCCTGGGAAGAGACGCTGAACGAGATCAAGATCAAGTTCACCAACCGCACCACCTTCAAGGACGACATGGTGCAGGCCCAGGAGACGGCGAACCATGCCGTGCGCGGCGAGATTGCGAGTGACACTATCTCGTTTAAAGGCTTCACTAGCGCAGCCATCGCGCAGAAGGTCGCGGTCCGCGAGCTCAAGATTCATAGTTACCCGCTGGCCAAGGCGCGCATCGTGGCTAACCGCAAGGCGTGGAACCTGAGAATCGGCAGCGTGTTCAAGCTTACGTTCGCACCCTACGGCATCACCGGCATGGTGCTGCGCGTGGGCACGATCAATTACGGCGACCTGGCTAACCCGAGGATCGAGGTAGAGGCCGTGGAGGACATCTTCAACGTGGCCTTCACCGCGTACGATCCGCCCGCAGATAGCGGCTGGGTGGACCCCGTCAGCGATCCTCTGCCTCCGCTGGCGCAAGTTCTCGAAGAGATGCCCTATCACCTTACGGACGAGGCCGAGCGCAAGCTGATTGTTGCTGCCGTGCGCGCGGAGGACCAGAGCGACGGCTACCAGGTGTGGTCGGACGAGGGTCAGGGCTACTACCACAGCAACGACGAGGGCCCTTGTCCCAGCGCTACGCTGCGCGACCCTTACCCGCGCACGACACTAGCCTTGGACACCGTGGGCTTCGTGATTCAAGGAGGGCGCGACCTGCCGGGTCTAGAGAACACGGACGCTGCCGGCCGGGTGCGCGGTGAGAATCTACTGCTCATCGGCGAGGAGTGGATGAGTTGGACTACGGCCGCCGACAACGGCGACGGCACCTGGACCGTCGCGGGGATCGTGCGCGGCATCTTCGATACCATCCCAACCGATCATGCGGCTGGCGAGCGCGTGTGGTTCATCAGCGACGGCGGCAGTCTGGCGCGCCCGGACCCTTACCCCATCGACCTGGCGGTCAGCGCGAAGTGTCTACCGTACAGCCACAGGGGCGTCGTTCCTATCGAGAACGTGTCGCCCGTGACAAAGACGATGGCCAGCAGGGCGCAGAAGCCCTACCCGCCCGGCAAGGCCCAGGTCAACGGCCTGTACTGGCCCACGGACGTAGTGGGAGATGCAGCGTTTACCTGGGCGCACCGCATCCGCACGGCGCAGCCAAATGTGGTGCAGCAGGATGCCGCCAGCGTGGCGGGCACGATTGAGGGCACGTACACCGTTGAGGTCCTGCTGGACGGCGTGGTGCAGGGTAGCCGCACACAGACCGGACTCACGGGGACGTCCTTCACGTACACGCTGGCCCAGTACCTTGCCGACGCACCATCGGGCAAGGCCGTGCAGTTCAGGATCACCCCGATCAACGGATTACTACAGGGCACGGTGCGGACCACGGACGCCTTTTGGTTCGGCGGTTTCGGGTTGAACTTCGGCCGCAACTTCGGCGGCATGAACAAGGGGGCCTGA
- a CDS encoding tyrosine-type recombinase/integrase — translation MSYDPEFASRTFREAAAIWLESRRPHLKARTLSDYKEYLVPLNGFFGDMRLRAIHAAHLREYQHARLEGVPPFKQKAGASRINHELSMLGQILRRGGLWAAVEPGYEPLRLPKFQPPRALTAEQEQRLFAVASGRPEWAEAYYAGLLMVNTTASGCEVRGLRIADVDLVNRTISVREESAKNQFRVRRIPLNGVATLAVEKLLERAASLGAREPQHYVFPYREARNRYDPTRPMSRWGLRGAFREIKEAAGLPSFRPHDLRHTSITRMAEAGVPVQVGMSISGHNTRQMWEWYSQIGMEAKRNALGCLEAGPPKVYGMNGEPPPTAADKKPRDVPAKAPGTWVVPAATD, via the coding sequence ATGAGCTACGACCCCGAGTTTGCAAGCAGGACCTTCCGCGAAGCAGCAGCGATCTGGCTGGAATCACGTCGCCCTCACCTGAAGGCGCGGACGCTTTCGGACTACAAGGAGTACCTCGTCCCCCTCAATGGCTTCTTCGGCGACATGCGGCTCCGGGCCATTCATGCGGCACACCTGCGCGAGTACCAACACGCGCGCCTGGAAGGCGTGCCGCCGTTCAAGCAGAAGGCCGGAGCCTCGCGCATCAACCATGAACTCAGCATGCTCGGGCAGATTCTCCGGCGTGGCGGGCTGTGGGCCGCCGTCGAGCCGGGGTACGAGCCCCTGCGGCTGCCCAAGTTCCAGCCGCCGCGCGCCCTAACCGCCGAACAGGAGCAGCGCTTGTTCGCAGTCGCCAGTGGGCGGCCGGAGTGGGCTGAGGCCTACTACGCTGGCCTGTTGATGGTTAACACCACGGCATCGGGATGCGAGGTCCGTGGGTTGCGGATTGCAGACGTGGACCTCGTCAACCGCACAATCTCCGTGCGAGAGGAGAGCGCCAAGAATCAGTTCCGCGTTCGTCGCATACCGCTGAACGGCGTGGCCACGTTGGCGGTCGAGAAGCTCCTGGAGAGGGCGGCAAGCCTGGGCGCTCGGGAGCCGCAGCACTACGTGTTCCCCTACCGCGAGGCACGCAACCGCTACGATCCCACGCGACCGATGAGCCGCTGGGGTTTGCGCGGCGCCTTCCGCGAGATTAAGGAAGCGGCCGGCCTGCCGTCCTTCCGCCCGCACGATCTGCGGCATACGTCCATCACGCGCATGGCCGAGGCCGGTGTGCCCGTGCAGGTGGGGATGAGCATCAGCGGGCACAACACGCGGCAGATGTGGGAGTGGTACTCGCAGATCGGCATGGAAGCCAAGCGCAATGCCCTGGGGTGTCTGGAGGCAGGACCGCCGAAGGTCTACGGGATGAACGGGGAGCCGCCGCCCACCGCGGCCGACAAGAAGCCGCGCGATGTACCCGCGAAGGCGCCGGGCACCTGGGTTGTGCCGGCTGCAACAGATTAG
- a CDS encoding GGDEF domain-containing protein produces MTRPSADATTLPTELPLPQPRASQAGSAPGRSSDLRHQLRKKFKSLGRRELQLWSTALLILWLLTGGYLLPIVLGMMRDLRDLRLPDWEALQVLAGFVMLMVLFTLHVAQHRRTLNAAREMLLTQLIRAEAAEQESVLDPLTGVYNRRYLDRALVKEMRRAERLASCVSLLMIDLDDFKSVNTRFGHQAGDQFLREASALLEAVFRESDTLVRYGGDEFLVILPDTSRGAAERAVERLQERARDWNENRRSHGIRLGFSCGLAECRPGDSTDDALARADAEMYRNKAARRNLQSTSPHEDTHASQHAVVFPRP; encoded by the coding sequence ATGACCAGACCGTCTGCCGACGCGACGACCTTGCCAACCGAGCTGCCGCTACCGCAGCCCCGGGCCTCGCAGGCTGGTTCTGCGCCCGGACGAAGCAGCGACCTGCGCCACCAGCTGCGCAAGAAGTTCAAATCACTTGGCCGCCGTGAGCTGCAGCTGTGGAGCACCGCCCTGCTCATCCTGTGGCTCCTGACGGGCGGGTACCTGCTGCCGATCGTGCTGGGGATGATGCGCGACCTCCGCGACCTGCGCCTGCCCGACTGGGAGGCGCTGCAGGTGCTGGCGGGTTTCGTGATGCTGATGGTGCTGTTCACTCTGCACGTGGCGCAGCATCGGCGCACGCTGAACGCTGCGCGCGAGATGCTGCTGACGCAACTGATCCGCGCCGAGGCGGCGGAACAGGAATCCGTGCTCGACCCGCTGACGGGCGTGTACAACCGCCGGTACCTGGACCGCGCGCTGGTCAAGGAGATGCGGCGGGCGGAGCGCCTGGCTTCCTGCGTGTCGCTGCTCATGATCGATCTGGATGACTTCAAGTCTGTCAACACGCGCTTCGGGCATCAGGCCGGTGACCAGTTCCTTCGCGAGGCCTCCGCGCTGCTGGAGGCTGTATTTCGCGAGTCGGATACGCTCGTGCGTTATGGCGGGGATGAGTTCCTGGTGATCCTTCCCGACACCAGCCGCGGGGCTGCGGAACGCGCGGTCGAGCGCTTGCAGGAGCGAGCCCGCGACTGGAACGAGAACCGGCGCAGCCACGGAATCCGCCTGGGATTCAGTTGTGGGCTGGCGGAGTGCCGGCCCGGCGATTCCACCGACGATGCCCTGGCGCGGGCAGATGCGGAAATGTACCGAAACAAGGCAGCGCGCCGGAACCTGCAGTCCACCAGCCCTCACGAGGACACGCATGCGAGCCAACACGCTGTTGTTTTCCCAAGACCCTGA
- a CDS encoding PilZ domain-containing protein, translating to MRANTLLFSQDPEVVRVLSRALSDLSIGVEICPDVENVIQRLESQKFDAVIVDSDEGCNAWGLLAGMRKSRLNRRSVGVALARDQESFRTAFDMGANLVIDKPIQGERAARNLRAAQAVILRELRRCTRYKVEISATVENGAGIVPATVIDISEGGVGLRTRKPLVAGESVQIRFTLPETEMPFDARVEIVWSKEDGRAGTRFLTFAPLSKLALQRWLQMRGEDELPAGQSI from the coding sequence ATGCGAGCCAACACGCTGTTGTTTTCCCAAGACCCTGAAGTCGTGCGCGTGCTGTCGCGCGCGCTCAGCGACCTGAGTATCGGAGTGGAAATCTGCCCGGACGTGGAAAACGTGATCCAGCGCCTGGAGAGCCAGAAGTTCGATGCCGTGATCGTGGACTCCGACGAAGGCTGCAACGCCTGGGGTCTGCTGGCGGGGATGCGCAAGTCGCGCCTGAATCGCCGCTCGGTCGGCGTCGCCCTGGCCCGCGATCAGGAGAGCTTCCGCACGGCGTTCGACATGGGCGCCAACCTGGTGATCGACAAGCCCATCCAGGGCGAGCGCGCGGCGCGCAACCTGCGGGCGGCCCAGGCCGTCATCCTGCGCGAACTCCGCCGGTGCACGCGTTACAAGGTGGAAATCTCAGCCACGGTGGAAAACGGCGCCGGCATTGTGCCCGCCACCGTCATCGATATCAGCGAAGGCGGCGTAGGATTGCGCACGCGAAAGCCGCTGGTCGCGGGGGAAAGCGTCCAGATTCGCTTCACGCTGCCGGAGACCGAGATGCCCTTTGACGCTCGCGTCGAAATCGTCTGGAGCAAAGAGGATGGCAGGGCGGGCACGCGCTTCCTGACCTTCGCACCACTCTCCAAGCTGGCTTTGCAGCGCTGGCTGCAAATGCGCGGCGAAGATGAGCTGCCGGCTGGGCAATCCATCTAG
- a CDS encoding HEAT repeat domain-containing protein, giving the protein MMEDAMWLSVETLLPVVKWALATTAALNLLIGVFLFSRRLKRWRFFQIKESLAEAHLPLLCAVAEGRVPQAEALAVWSRLNSKDQVKALEELLLKAARHGCQDASELLFALGFVESWARVAFGRRRARQIVAACREQADLPAGDSAYRKSFWRARIFSVPRAVAVANLGMLQPEWALVFAKAALEDPAPDVRIAALDALGRSRHPKALPILLEAAANGRAAKHDLPLLAVKAALQRFRLEDLSHFLPHLKDSDRRLQVAALEAVAAICRQAGPEAIALRTDLGELCDLVIERFAFDSSPELRGLAASVVGQFCSHPVDAVLAARLHDPNAAVRLEAVRACCSPHRARQIPDLAQRLSDSSWEVREAAAQSLLAIGEEGKRQMYEQFVASGDPYGCDEVAEQIQRHGLTEELMLELAVNPGRGSLAEAVCRKMIFLGKTSALTHAAQTMGEYAALEVLLTEAPTDDFLNVRAAANVPSAHGY; this is encoded by the coding sequence AATCTGCTCATCGGCGTCTTCCTGTTTTCGCGCCGGCTGAAGCGCTGGCGCTTTTTCCAAATCAAGGAGTCCCTTGCGGAAGCGCATCTCCCTTTGCTGTGCGCAGTGGCCGAGGGTCGGGTTCCGCAGGCGGAGGCGCTTGCCGTCTGGAGCCGCCTGAACTCGAAGGACCAGGTAAAGGCGCTCGAGGAACTCCTGCTCAAGGCCGCTCGACATGGCTGCCAGGATGCGTCTGAGCTGCTCTTCGCCCTGGGCTTTGTGGAATCCTGGGCCAGAGTTGCCTTCGGCCGCAGGCGCGCCAGGCAGATTGTCGCTGCCTGCCGGGAGCAAGCGGACCTGCCGGCCGGCGACTCCGCCTATCGCAAGTCTTTCTGGCGTGCCCGCATTTTCTCTGTGCCGCGCGCCGTGGCGGTCGCCAACCTGGGGATGCTTCAGCCGGAATGGGCGCTGGTGTTTGCCAAGGCGGCGCTGGAAGATCCTGCGCCGGACGTGCGCATCGCGGCGCTGGACGCTCTGGGGCGGAGCCGTCACCCGAAGGCTCTCCCCATCCTCCTGGAAGCAGCGGCAAACGGCAGAGCGGCGAAGCACGATCTGCCGCTACTTGCCGTCAAGGCTGCCCTCCAGCGCTTCCGACTGGAAGACCTTTCTCACTTCCTGCCGCACCTGAAGGATTCTGACCGGCGACTGCAGGTAGCCGCGCTCGAGGCCGTCGCGGCGATCTGTCGGCAGGCTGGCCCCGAAGCCATCGCCCTGAGAACGGACTTGGGAGAGCTTTGTGACCTTGTCATCGAGAGGTTCGCGTTCGACTCATCACCGGAGTTGCGCGGCCTGGCGGCGAGCGTCGTGGGACAATTCTGCAGCCACCCGGTCGATGCGGTTTTGGCCGCGCGCCTTCATGATCCGAACGCAGCCGTACGCCTTGAGGCCGTACGCGCCTGCTGCAGCCCTCATCGCGCGCGTCAGATTCCCGATCTCGCCCAGAGACTCTCCGACTCCTCTTGGGAGGTGCGCGAGGCGGCCGCTCAATCGCTGCTGGCGATCGGCGAGGAGGGTAAGCGCCAGATGTACGAGCAGTTTGTTGCGAGCGGGGATCCCTACGGGTGCGATGAAGTGGCCGAACAGATCCAGCGTCACGGTCTCACCGAGGAGCTGATGCTGGAGTTGGCAGTCAATCCCGGGCGCGGCTCGCTCGCCGAAGCCGTGTGCCGCAAGATGATCTTCCTGGGAAAGACTTCCGCACTGACCCACGCCGCCCAGACCATGGGAGAGTATGCCGCGCTCGAGGTGTTACTGACCGAGGCCCCGACGGACGACTTCCTGAACGTTCGGGCTGCGGCCAATGTCCCGTCCGCGCACGGTTACTAG